In the genome of Desulfofarcimen acetoxidans DSM 771, one region contains:
- a CDS encoding dockerin type I domain-containing protein, translating to MFTETPSPLTVRAAAYADVSYQWYVNTEDSTEGGQKIDGAESASYIPELETVSSTKIYYYYCVATNNTTEDFAVSKTAAVTVMPDPTPVITRENADGSPLPAQYYEYNVGDTPVGMKVETTSVAEGGYFFYTWNCRLISGSVTTKSGPDEKNVCLPYMNSDGETTYFCTVTHVINGKAYTADSEDFIVRVYETSAKMPYISSQPSGTSYQLGETQITDLEIGAMVIAGTMSNEISYQWYSSTDGETYAPIEGATGYTLTPSILDTAGVIYYKCTVTDNFTSLSGKTYTSSIDSAVAVIRFIGGFGQWNGSGKQDDPFLLEDVQDIEELRELVNTGTSFADYYFKMNADITLPDGWVPVGSVKEGSANEGAGANINPFSANFDGGGHTITIPAGGKPLFGYVRLATISNLQIYGTEIAGAALIDNYTIDYGPGGQYSDVPAYTADIKNVTLKSGSKTLGSGLVNGNGSGENNIYFTGCVVESGVTVGYDKSRSNVGSLISSLNGNILNCVSYADVYGTNHVGGLVGEKGQSMGYCTVWDSAFHGTVTASGQFAGGIMGSGYLAGSAPNSPCVSIQNCSVTGTVTASDYIGGVFGGEGGVSECWENGIGYIQNNYFSGTLTATSGNAAHVGGVIGYMHSLDRYNIISNNYYMEGSGVDSGIGAVAAVDKSTGLYSRGDDPTGADADKLTKSFTSGELTDGTLLSVLNAGINSSGNWTAGFDGKPVVGSTRHILMITVDGIQSNRFSSNDINDIYTKNITVLYSDRSTQSVSANGATVEGFNTTSTGYKTVTVTLQNHTYIFRLQVTTATGATGSDLNSDGSVNVQDLILVGQHIGESGTPGWIDFDLNSDGTVDVLDMILVGQQFTA from the coding sequence GTGTTCACCGAGACACCAAGCCCTCTTACGGTAAGGGCGGCAGCCTACGCGGATGTTTCCTACCAGTGGTACGTGAACACGGAGGACAGCACCGAGGGCGGGCAGAAGATTGACGGCGCGGAGAGCGCGTCCTATATACCGGAATTGGAGACTGTCTCATCAACTAAGATTTACTATTACTACTGTGTGGCAACGAATAACACAACAGAGGATTTTGCCGTCAGCAAAACGGCCGCCGTAACCGTTATGCCTGACCCGACGCCGGTGATAACACGGGAAAATGCCGACGGCAGCCCGTTGCCGGCGCAGTATTATGAATATAATGTAGGCGACACGCCTGTGGGAATGAAGGTCGAGACCACTTCCGTTGCGGAGGGCGGCTACTTTTTCTACACCTGGAATTGTCGCTTGATCAGCGGCTCGGTCACTACCAAGTCCGGACCGGATGAAAAAAATGTGTGCTTGCCGTACATGAATTCGGATGGAGAAACTACTTACTTCTGCACGGTAACCCACGTCATAAACGGGAAAGCATACACGGCGGACAGCGAGGACTTCATTGTAAGGGTTTATGAAACATCCGCAAAGATGCCCTATATAAGCTCGCAGCCCTCCGGCACGTCTTATCAGCTGGGAGAGACGCAAATTACGGACCTTGAGATCGGGGCAATGGTTATAGCCGGGACTATGAGCAATGAAATTTCCTATCAATGGTATTCCAGCACTGATGGGGAAACTTATGCGCCGATAGAGGGTGCAACCGGTTATACCCTAACCCCGAGCATATTGGACACGGCGGGTGTCATCTATTATAAGTGCACGGTTACTGATAATTTCACCAGTTTAAGCGGCAAAACATATACCAGCTCAATAGATTCCGCAGTCGCAGTCATTCGATTCATAGGCGGATTCGGCCAATGGAACGGCAGCGGTAAGCAAGACGATCCTTTCCTGCTGGAAGATGTGCAGGATATTGAAGAGCTTCGCGAATTGGTCAATACCGGCACAAGCTTCGCGGACTACTATTTTAAAATGAACGCGGATATTACCCTGCCGGACGGCTGGGTGCCCGTAGGTTCTGTTAAGGAAGGTTCCGCCAACGAAGGCGCCGGAGCCAATATTAATCCGTTTTCCGCGAACTTTGACGGCGGCGGACACACGATCACCATACCGGCCGGCGGCAAGCCGCTGTTTGGGTATGTCAGGCTGGCGACGATAAGCAACCTGCAGATTTACGGGACCGAAATTGCCGGAGCGGCATTGATTGATAATTATACAATTGACTACGGCCCCGGCGGTCAGTACTCTGATGTGCCGGCGTATACGGCGGATATTAAAAACGTTACGCTTAAATCAGGTTCCAAAACGCTCGGCTCCGGCTTGGTCAACGGAAACGGGTCCGGGGAGAACAATATATATTTCACCGGATGTGTTGTCGAATCCGGTGTTACCGTCGGTTATGACAAGAGCAGGTCCAATGTCGGCTCGCTAATCTCCAGCCTGAACGGCAATATTCTCAACTGCGTCAGCTATGCGGATGTATACGGGACTAACCATGTGGGCGGACTCGTGGGAGAGAAGGGGCAATCGATGGGCTACTGCACTGTTTGGGACAGCGCCTTCCATGGAACCGTTACGGCAAGCGGCCAATTCGCAGGCGGGATCATGGGCAGCGGATATTTGGCCGGTTCGGCGCCCAACAGCCCCTGTGTATCCATTCAGAATTGCTCCGTTACCGGAACCGTTACGGCTTCGGACTATATCGGCGGGGTCTTCGGTGGTGAAGGCGGCGTTTCTGAGTGCTGGGAAAACGGTATTGGCTATATTCAGAACAATTATTTCAGCGGAACGCTTACGGCAACTTCCGGCAATGCTGCTCATGTAGGCGGAGTAATCGGCTACATGCACTCGCTGGACCGCTACAATATTATTTCCAATAACTACTATATGGAAGGTTCCGGGGTGGACAGTGGCATAGGAGCTGTGGCTGCCGTTGACAAATCCACCGGGCTTTACAGCCGCGGTGATGACCCCACAGGCGCGGACGCGGACAAGCTTACTAAATCATTCACGTCCGGGGAACTGACCGACGGGACTCTGCTCAGCGTGCTGAACGCGGGAATAAACAGCAGCGGGAACTGGACGGCCGGTTTCGACGGGAAGCCTGTAGTTGGAAGCACACGTCATATTCTGATGATTACGGTCGACGGCATCCAAAGCAACCGTTTTTCGTCCAACGATATAAACGACATTTATACCAAGAACATTACGGTACTTTACAGCGACAGGTCCACACAGTCGGTCAGCGCCAATGGTGCGACGGTTGAGGGCTTTAATACAACGTCCACCGGTTATAAAACCGTTACGGTAACGCTGCAAAACCACACCTATATTTTCCGGCTTCAAGTTACTACTGCCACAGGCGCAACCGGCAGTGATCTGAACAGCGACGGAAGTGTTAATGTGCAGGATCTGATCCTGGTGGGCCAGCATATTGGTGAGAGCGGTACCCCTGGCTGGATTGATTTTGATCTTAACAGTGACGGCACTGTGGATGTATTGGACATGATCCTGGTGGGCCAGCAATTTACAGCTTGA